The Babylonia areolata isolate BAREFJ2019XMU chromosome 22, ASM4173473v1, whole genome shotgun sequence genome contains a region encoding:
- the LOC143296886 gene encoding tyrosine-protein kinase CSK-like, with protein sequence MPVEPSEQWQYGTEVIALYNFESKTGKDLAFRKGDLLMIQKATSDPNWYVASHASGGKCGIIPANYVKPRKVVTLHAMPWFHGKISRLDAERLLQPRREGLFLIRESVQHPGDYTLCVVSQGRVDHYHILYRNNALTVDEDSYFKNLDDLVKHYKLYDDGLSTLLREPLVKQGDAFGVVSVHAFQNSGWVIKKEDLHIGESIGKGDFGEVYKGTYKQQAVAIKELKDKNRGEQAFLQEASVMTSVQHENLVRLIGMVEGETLYLVTEFMSNGSLEFYLQSRGRAVITKKDLINFSTDTCAAMAYLEGKHMVHRDLAARNVLLDDKKRAKVSDFGMAKYDQFRQAAGKIPIKWTAPEALKKHKYSSKSDVWSFGVLLWEIYSFGKVPYPRISQNDVLSNVERGYRMPAPADCPPEVYSLMLQAWELEPGNRPTFEKMLTSLQSLQAVTA encoded by the exons ATGCCGGTGGag CCGTCGGAGCAGTGGCAGTATGGGACGGAGGTGATAGCGCTGTACAACTTTGAGAGCAAGACGGGCAAAGACCTGGCCTTCCGGAAGGGCGACTTGCTGATGATCCAAAAAGCCACGTCG GACCCAAATTGGTATGTTGCGAGTCATGCCAGTGGCGGGAAGTGCGGAATCATTCCAGCCAACTATGTCAAGCCTCGGAAAGTGGTCACTCTGCACGCTATGCC GTGGTTTCACGGGAAGATCAGCCGGTTGGATGCCGAGCGACTGCTGCAGCCCAGGAGGGAGGGTCTGTTCCTGATCCGGGAGAGCGTGCAGCACCCGGGGGACTACACGCTGTGCGTGGTCAGCCAGGGCCGCGTGGACCACTACCACATCCTCTACCGCAACAACGCCCTCACCGTTGACGAGGACTCCTACTTCAAGAACCTGGATGACCTGGTGAAG CACTACAAGCTGTACGATGACGGGCTGAGCACCCTGCTGAGGGAGCCCCTGGTGAAGCAGGGCGACGCCTTTGGCGTGGTGTCGGTGCACGCCTTCCAGAACAGCGGCTGGGTCATCAAAAAGGAGGACCTCCACATCGGAGAGTCCATCGGCAAGGGAGACTTTGGAG aggtgtACAAGGGCACCTACAAACAGCAGGCAGTGGCCATCAAGGAACTGAAGGACAAGAACCGAGGGGAGCAAGCCTTTCTTCAGGAGGCTTCCGTCATGAC GTCGGTGCAGCATGAAAACTTGGTGCGGCTGATTGGCATGGTGGAGGGGGAGACGCTGTACCTGGTGACAGAGTTCATGTCCAACGGCAGCCTGGAGTTCTACCTGCAGAGCCGCGGCCGCGCCGTCATCACCAAGAAAGACCTGATCAACTTTTCCAC AGACACTTGTGCGGCCATGGCGTACCTGGAAGGTAAACACATGGTGCACCGAGATCTGGCCGCACGCAATGTGCTGCTGGACGACAAGAAAAGGGCCAAG gtgtcagATTTTGGTATGGCCAAGTATGATCAGTTCCGGCAGGCAGCAGGCAAGATCCCCATCAAGTGGACAGCGCCGGAGGCTCTGAAGAAACAT AAATACTCCAGTAAGTCGGACGTGTGGAGTTTTGGCGTTCTGCTATGGGAGATCTACTCCTTTGGAAAAGTGCCCTACCCCAGGATA TCGCAGAACGACGTACTGTCCAACGTGGAGCGGGGGTACCGGATGCCGGCACCTGCAGACTGCCCCCCGGAGGTGTACTCCCTCATGCTGCAGGCCTGGGAGCTGGAGCCTGGCAACCGCCCCACCTTTGAGAAGATGCTTACCTCCCTTCAGTCCCTACAGGCCGTCACCGCATAA